From Aspergillus chevalieri M1 DNA, chromosome 4, nearly complete sequence, a single genomic window includes:
- a CDS encoding T6SS phospholipase effector Tle1-like catalytic domain-containing protein (COG:S;~EggNog:ENOG410PJGE;~InterPro:IPR018712;~PFAM:PF09994), translated as MQLILSFDESENDSNIIKIHHMLHRHDSSQAHYYSPGTYGTDTAALKEYVMGGYRFLMKQCKTEDEIFIFGSARGAYAALYLAEMIERVGLLSGNEEELAPIVWEVYQDWKRNQFPKTKRQERKRQGLLETIKGFRETVCRPAGRVKFFGLFDMIGCTRKRALTQALWHCSIPSTAQYIRHAVSIDEGRAELSPTLIQSMGENQGMSDIQEVWFPGSHGDIVGGLALEPGELFSLSRVPLIWIIHEAQKASLRLDQSKLIEYGFAEQESQFCHSLYLAIATGRVHNSLPSLDPSRMFFKVKHMVRQNLPSHSSPPESSASQGRRRNIRPKAAVHTSALCRMRLNKQYRPSNLVLGNNVGEWVILRKQGDPVEECYARKI; from the exons ATGCAATTGATTCTTTCATTTGATGAATCCGAGAACGATTCAAATATTATCAAGATTCACCATATGCTGCATCGGCATGACAGCTCTCAGGCACATTATTACAGCCCAGGAACCTACGGTACTGATACTGCTGCCCTAAAGGAATATGTCATGGGAGGGTATAGA TTTCTCATGAAGCAATGCAAGACTGAGGATGAGATTTTCATCTTTGGCTCTGCAAGGGGAGCTTATGCAGCGCTATATTTAGCGGAAATGATTGAGCGTGTGGGTCTCCTTTCTGGGAATGAGGAAGAACTGGCTCCTATTGTGTGGGAAGTTTACCAAGATTGGAAACGAAATCAGTTTCCTAAAACGAAAAGGCAAGAACGGAAACGACAAGGGTTGTTGGAAACAATCAAAGGATTTCGGGAGACCGTCTGTCGACCTGCCGGCAGAGTCAAGTTCTTTGGTTTGTTTGATATGATAGGTTGCACTCGCAAGCGGGCCCTAACACAAGCCTTATGGCATTGTTCCATCCCAAGCACGGCCCAATATATTCGCCATGCAGTCTCCATAGATGAAGGACGGGCTGAATTATCGCCAACTCTGATCCAGTCTATGGGCGAGAACCAAGGAATGTCAGACATTCAAGAAGTATGGTTTCCAGGGTCCCATGGT GACATTGTGGGGGGTCTAGCGTTAGAGCCTGGAGAGCTCTTCAGTCTTAGCCGGGTGCCCCTCATCTGGATTATTCACGAGGCGCAGAAGGCTAGTCTACGCCTTGACCAGAGTAAGCTTATTGAGTATGGATTTGCTGAGCAAGAGAGCCAATTTTGTCACTCCTTGTATCTTGCCATCGCAACTGGGCGCGTCCATAATTCCTTGCCTTCATTAGACCCATCTCGGATGTTTTTCAAGGTCAAACATATGGTTCGGCAAAATCTTCCATCCCACAGTTCTCCACCAGAGTCATCTGCATCGCAAGGGAGACGGCGAAATATTAGACCCAAAGCCGCCGTGCATACATCCGCTTTATGTCGGATGCGTTTGAACAAACAGTACAGACCATCCAACCTAGTACTGGGAAATAATGTCGGGGAATGGGTTATTTTAAGGAAGCAGGGCGATCCTGTCGAAGAATGTTACGCTCGGAAAATCTGA